A genomic stretch from Falco biarmicus isolate bFalBia1 chromosome 17, bFalBia1.pri, whole genome shotgun sequence includes:
- the KCNH6 gene encoding potassium voltage-gated channel subfamily H member 6 isoform X2 has protein sequence MPVRRGHVAPQNTYLDTIIRKFEGQNRKFLIANAQMENCAIIYCNDGFCEMFGYSRVEVMQRPCTCDFLTGPDTTKSSIAQLTQALLGSEECKLEILYYRKDTSCLRCLVDVVPVKNEDGVVIMFILNFEDLAQLITKSASRSLHQRLSQGWHREASHVKPNPPNSTSDSDLMKYRTISQIPQFTLNFVEFNLEKHRSGSTTEIEIIAPHKVMERTQNVTEKVTQVLSLGADVLPEYKLQAPRIHRWTILHYSPFKAVWDWLILLLVIYTAVFTPYSAAFLLNEEQVEEKHWDCSYSCDPLNIIDLIVDIMFIVDIVINFRTTYVNVNDEVVSHPGKIAIHYFKGWFLIDMVAAIPFDLLIFRSGSDETTTLIGLLKTARLLRLVRVARKLDRYSEYGAAVLFLLMCTFALIAHWLACIWYAIGNVERPYMEHKIGWLDNLGDQIGKRYNDSDLSSGPSIKDKYVTALYFTFSSLTSVGFGNVSPNTNSEKIFSICVMLIGSLMYASIFGNVSAIIQRLYSGTARYHTQMLRVKEFIRFHQIPNPLRQRLEEYFQHAWSYTNGIDMNAVLKGFPDCLQADICLHLNRTLLQNCKAFRGASKGCLRALAMKFKTTHAPPGDTLVHYGDVLTTLYFISRGSIEILREDIVVAILGKNDIFGEPISLYARPGKSNADVRALTYCDLHKIQREDLLEVLDMYPAFSDNFWSNLEITFNLRDADSVPRSPLSEEYDCTYRRARRRKHSLCQPNKPDPDTGISDAEQYHTYSELTNPQDPLSKDHWDDLGSSTTQTSDDDAKTGSPTKAEPFLTSKKDDFALPTLSLVTTSAGSTEVGKPAAESSQSYAATPLDIPNMFTFWEDRRPNHHQEPLQHISLLHNSRDIPLHSDYRPGQIESRLELLQAQLSRLESRMSSDINIILQLLQRQLSQVPPAYSPISPSSHNLAMYGILPRSLEPLTPCAPLEDEEPTTPEQSPSYTEVEKFHLKSRDSLSSGMHPAVASDETMTVYSEQEHHSPPPPNPEPLHQRVPNTQGLLRGSRFPSLPEHLEASSEHQDIQRHLSDPVLPGS, from the exons ATGCCGGTGCGCCGGGGCCATGTGGCCCCCCAGAACACCTACCTGGACACCATCATCCGCAAATTTGAAGGGCAAA ACCGCAAGTTCCTCATCGCCAACGCCCAGATGGAGAACTGCGCCATCATCTACTGCAACGATGGCTTCTGTGAGATGTTCGGCTACTCCCGTGTGGAGGTGATGCAGCGACCCTGCACCTGTGACTTCCTCACCGGCCCCGACACCACCAAGAGCTCCATCGCCCAGCTCACCCAGGCCCTGCTCGGCTCCGAGGAGTGCAAGCTCGAGATCCTCTACTACCGCAAAGACA CCTCGTGTTTACGCTGCCTGGTGGACGTGGTGCCGGTGAAGAACGAGGACGGTGTCGTCATCATGTTCATCCTCAACTTTGAGGACCTGGCACAGCTCATCACCAAGAGTGCCAGCCGGAGCCTGCACCAGCGCCTGTCGCAGGGCTGGCATAGAG AGGCTTCCCATGTCAAACCCAACCCCCCGAACTCCACCTCGGACTCAGACCTCATGAAGTACCGGACCATCAGCCAGATCCCTCAGTTCACGCTCAACTTTGTGGAGTTCAACTTGGAGAAGCACCGCTCAGGCTCCACCACGGAGATTGAGATAATTGCTCCCCACAAGGTGATGGAGCGCACCCAGAATGTCACCGAGAAGGTCACACAG GTGCTGTCCCTGGGTGCTGACGTCCTTCCTGAGTACAAGCTGCAGGCTCCACGCATCCACCGATGGACCATTCTGCACTACAGTCCCTTCAAGGCCGTGTGGGACTGGCTCATCCTTCTGCTGGTCATCTACACAGCCGTCTTCACCCCCTACTCAGCCGCCTTCCTGCTCAATGAGGAGCAGGTGGAGGAGAAGCACTGGGACTGCAGCTACTCCTGTGACCCACTCAACATCATTGACCTCATCGTTGACATCATGTTCATCGTGGACATTGTCATCAACTTCCGTACCACCTACGTCAATGTCAATGACGAGGTGGTGAGCCACCCTGGCAAGATTGCCATCCACTACTTCAAGGGATGGTTCCTCATCGACATGGTTGCCGCCATCCCCTTTGACCTGCTCATCTTCCGCTCTGGCTCTGATGAG aCCACCACACTCATTGGCCTCCTGAAGACCGCCCGGCTGCTGCGCCTGGTCCGGGTGGCCCGCAAGCTGGACCGCTACTCCGAGTATGGAGCAGCCGTGCTCTTCCTGCTCATGTGCACCTTCGCCCTCATCGCCCACTGGCTGGCCTGCATCTGGTACGCCATCGGCAACGTGGAGCGGCCCTACATGGAGCACAAGATCGGCTGGCTGGACAACCTGGGCGACCAGATTGGCAAGCGCTACAACGACAGCGACCTCTCCTCTGGCCCGTCCATCAAGGATAAATACGTCACTGCCCTCTACTTCACCTTCAGCAGCCTCACCAGCGTGGGGTTTGGCAACGTCTCACCCAACACCAACTCCGAGAAGATCTTCTCCATCTGTGTGATGCTCATTGGCT CTCTGATGTACGCCAGCATTTTTGGCAACGTCTCTGCTATCATCCAGCGGCTGTACTCGGGCACGGCCCGCTACCACACGCAGATGCTGCGAGTCAAGGAGTTCATCCGCTTCCACCAGATCCCCAACCCCCTGCGTCAGCGCCTGGAGGAGTATTTCCAGCACGCCTGGTCCTACACCAACGGCATCGACATGAATGCG GTGCTGAAGGGCTTCCCTGACTGCCTGCAGGCAGACATCTGCCTCCACCTCAACCGCACGCTGCTCCAGAACTGCAAGGCTTTCCGCGGAGCCAGCAAAGGCTGCCTGCGCGCCCTGGCCATGAAGTTCAAGACAACTCATGCACCGCCTGGAGACACCCTGGTGCACTACGGAGATGTCCTCACCACACTCTACTTCATCTCCCGGGGCTCCATCGAGATCCTCCGGGAAGACATTGTGGTGGCCATCTTAG GGAAAAACGACATCTTTGGGGAGCCCATCAGCCTCTACGCCCGCCCAGGGAAGTCCAACGCTGACGTGAGGGCCCTGACCTACTGTGACTTGCACAAGATCCAGCGGGAGGACCTGCTGGAAGTCTTGGACATGTACCCAGCCTTCTCTGACAACTTCTGGAGCAACTTAGAGATCACCTTCAACCTGCGAGAT GCAGACAGCGTTCCCCGCTCACCACTCAGCGAGGAGTATGACTGCACCTACCGGCGGGCGCGTCGACGCAAGCACTCCCTTTGCCAGCCCAACAAGCCTG ACCCAGACACGGGCATCTCTGATGCAGAGCAGTATCACACCTACTCAGAGCTCACCAACCCACAGGACCCGCTGAGTAAGGACCACTGGGACgacctgggcagcagcaccacccaGACCAGTGATGACGATGCCAAGACTGGCAGCCCTACTAAAGCTGAGCCCTTCCTCACATCCAAAAAGGATGACTTTGCTCTGCCCACGCTCAGCCTCGTCACCACCAGCGCTGGCAGCACAGAGGTTGGCAAGCCCGCGGCAGAGAGCAGCCAGTCCTACGCAG CCACCCCCCTGGACATCCCCAACATGTTCACCTTCTGGGAGGACCGAAGGCCAAACCACCACCAGGAGCCTTTGCAACACATCTCCTTGTTACACAACTCGCGGGACATCCCCCTGCACAGCGACTACAGACCAGGGCAGATCGAGTCCAGGCTGGAGCTCCTGCAGGCCCAGCTCAGCAG GCTGGAGTCCAGGATGTCGTCAGACATTAATATaatcctccagctcctgcagcgcCAGCTGTCCCAAGTGCCGCCTGCATACAGCCCCATCTCGCCGTCCTCCCACAACCTGGCCATGTACGGCATCCTCCCACGGAGCCTGGAGCCGCTCACCCCCTGCGCACCCCTGGAGGATGAGGAGCCGACCACCCCGGAGCAG AGCCCGAGCTACACGGAGGTAGAAAAGTTCCACTTGAAATCCAGGGACTCCTTGTCAAGCGGGATGCACCCTGCTGTGGCATCTGATGAAACCATGACAGTCTACTCCGAGCAGGAGCATCATTCCCCACCTCCTCCAAACCCAGAGCCTCTCCACCAAAGGGTACCAAATACCCAAGGACTCTTGCGGGGCTCTcgtttcccttccctccctgagCACTTGGAGGCATCTTCTGAGCACCAGGACATTCAGAGACACCTCTCCGACCCAGTGCTTCCTGGAAGTTAG
- the KCNH6 gene encoding potassium voltage-gated channel subfamily H member 6 isoform X1: MPVRRGHVAPQNTYLDTIIRKFEGQNRKFLIANAQMENCAIIYCNDGFCEMFGYSRVEVMQRPCTCDFLTGPDTTKSSIAQLTQALLGSEECKLEILYYRKDTSCLRCLVDVVPVKNEDGVVIMFILNFEDLAQLITKSASRSLHQRLSQGWHRGQGRRLKFSLPSVRRLKIQRKSLPTSEFDGVAIDYGKPGGDSLILRDLKTSPKENCVQSETESLLEKERRPSLEADPTIQHPKQEPPVLGPRGSYSAWGFFRSRPGGSFHSLRRVSSLDNFEAARSEFQRKFRERRANSEASHVKPNPPNSTSDSDLMKYRTISQIPQFTLNFVEFNLEKHRSGSTTEIEIIAPHKVMERTQNVTEKVTQVLSLGADVLPEYKLQAPRIHRWTILHYSPFKAVWDWLILLLVIYTAVFTPYSAAFLLNEEQVEEKHWDCSYSCDPLNIIDLIVDIMFIVDIVINFRTTYVNVNDEVVSHPGKIAIHYFKGWFLIDMVAAIPFDLLIFRSGSDETTTLIGLLKTARLLRLVRVARKLDRYSEYGAAVLFLLMCTFALIAHWLACIWYAIGNVERPYMEHKIGWLDNLGDQIGKRYNDSDLSSGPSIKDKYVTALYFTFSSLTSVGFGNVSPNTNSEKIFSICVMLIGSLMYASIFGNVSAIIQRLYSGTARYHTQMLRVKEFIRFHQIPNPLRQRLEEYFQHAWSYTNGIDMNAVLKGFPDCLQADICLHLNRTLLQNCKAFRGASKGCLRALAMKFKTTHAPPGDTLVHYGDVLTTLYFISRGSIEILREDIVVAILGKNDIFGEPISLYARPGKSNADVRALTYCDLHKIQREDLLEVLDMYPAFSDNFWSNLEITFNLRDADSVPRSPLSEEYDCTYRRARRRKHSLCQPNKPDPDTGISDAEQYHTYSELTNPQDPLSKDHWDDLGSSTTQTSDDDAKTGSPTKAEPFLTSKKDDFALPTLSLVTTSAGSTEVGKPAAESSQSYAATPLDIPNMFTFWEDRRPNHHQEPLQHISLLHNSRDIPLHSDYRPGQIESRLELLQAQLSRLESRMSSDINIILQLLQRQLSQVPPAYSPISPSSHNLAMYGILPRSLEPLTPCAPLEDEEPTTPEQSPSYTEVEKFHLKSRDSLSSGMHPAVASDETMTVYSEQEHHSPPPPNPEPLHQRVPNTQGLLRGSRFPSLPEHLEASSEHQDIQRHLSDPVLPGS; this comes from the exons ATGCCGGTGCGCCGGGGCCATGTGGCCCCCCAGAACACCTACCTGGACACCATCATCCGCAAATTTGAAGGGCAAA ACCGCAAGTTCCTCATCGCCAACGCCCAGATGGAGAACTGCGCCATCATCTACTGCAACGATGGCTTCTGTGAGATGTTCGGCTACTCCCGTGTGGAGGTGATGCAGCGACCCTGCACCTGTGACTTCCTCACCGGCCCCGACACCACCAAGAGCTCCATCGCCCAGCTCACCCAGGCCCTGCTCGGCTCCGAGGAGTGCAAGCTCGAGATCCTCTACTACCGCAAAGACA CCTCGTGTTTACGCTGCCTGGTGGACGTGGTGCCGGTGAAGAACGAGGACGGTGTCGTCATCATGTTCATCCTCAACTTTGAGGACCTGGCACAGCTCATCACCAAGAGTGCCAGCCGGAGCCTGCACCAGCGCCTGTCGCAGGGCTGGCATAGAG gTCAAGGTAGGAGGTTGAAGTTTAGTCTCCCGTCCGTGCGGCGACTCAAAATCCAGCGGAAATCTCTGCCCACCAGTGAGTTTGATGGAGTAGCCATTGACTATGGAAAG CCTGGTGGTGACTCCCTGATTTTGAGGGACTTGAAGACATCGCCCAAGGAGAACTGTGTGCAGTCAGAGACCGAATCCCTCCTGGAAAAGGAGCGGAGGCCGAGCCTGGAGGCCGATCCCACCATACAACACCCGAAACAAGAGCCTCCTGTGCTGGGCCCACGAGGGTCGTACTCTGCGTGGGGTTTCTTTCGGTCTCGCCCTGGGGGCAGCTTCCACAGCCTCCGCAGGGTCTCCTCCTTGGACAACTTTGAGGCTGCGAGGTCTGAGTTCCAGAGAAAATTCAGGGAAAGGAGGGCAAACTCAG AGGCTTCCCATGTCAAACCCAACCCCCCGAACTCCACCTCGGACTCAGACCTCATGAAGTACCGGACCATCAGCCAGATCCCTCAGTTCACGCTCAACTTTGTGGAGTTCAACTTGGAGAAGCACCGCTCAGGCTCCACCACGGAGATTGAGATAATTGCTCCCCACAAGGTGATGGAGCGCACCCAGAATGTCACCGAGAAGGTCACACAG GTGCTGTCCCTGGGTGCTGACGTCCTTCCTGAGTACAAGCTGCAGGCTCCACGCATCCACCGATGGACCATTCTGCACTACAGTCCCTTCAAGGCCGTGTGGGACTGGCTCATCCTTCTGCTGGTCATCTACACAGCCGTCTTCACCCCCTACTCAGCCGCCTTCCTGCTCAATGAGGAGCAGGTGGAGGAGAAGCACTGGGACTGCAGCTACTCCTGTGACCCACTCAACATCATTGACCTCATCGTTGACATCATGTTCATCGTGGACATTGTCATCAACTTCCGTACCACCTACGTCAATGTCAATGACGAGGTGGTGAGCCACCCTGGCAAGATTGCCATCCACTACTTCAAGGGATGGTTCCTCATCGACATGGTTGCCGCCATCCCCTTTGACCTGCTCATCTTCCGCTCTGGCTCTGATGAG aCCACCACACTCATTGGCCTCCTGAAGACCGCCCGGCTGCTGCGCCTGGTCCGGGTGGCCCGCAAGCTGGACCGCTACTCCGAGTATGGAGCAGCCGTGCTCTTCCTGCTCATGTGCACCTTCGCCCTCATCGCCCACTGGCTGGCCTGCATCTGGTACGCCATCGGCAACGTGGAGCGGCCCTACATGGAGCACAAGATCGGCTGGCTGGACAACCTGGGCGACCAGATTGGCAAGCGCTACAACGACAGCGACCTCTCCTCTGGCCCGTCCATCAAGGATAAATACGTCACTGCCCTCTACTTCACCTTCAGCAGCCTCACCAGCGTGGGGTTTGGCAACGTCTCACCCAACACCAACTCCGAGAAGATCTTCTCCATCTGTGTGATGCTCATTGGCT CTCTGATGTACGCCAGCATTTTTGGCAACGTCTCTGCTATCATCCAGCGGCTGTACTCGGGCACGGCCCGCTACCACACGCAGATGCTGCGAGTCAAGGAGTTCATCCGCTTCCACCAGATCCCCAACCCCCTGCGTCAGCGCCTGGAGGAGTATTTCCAGCACGCCTGGTCCTACACCAACGGCATCGACATGAATGCG GTGCTGAAGGGCTTCCCTGACTGCCTGCAGGCAGACATCTGCCTCCACCTCAACCGCACGCTGCTCCAGAACTGCAAGGCTTTCCGCGGAGCCAGCAAAGGCTGCCTGCGCGCCCTGGCCATGAAGTTCAAGACAACTCATGCACCGCCTGGAGACACCCTGGTGCACTACGGAGATGTCCTCACCACACTCTACTTCATCTCCCGGGGCTCCATCGAGATCCTCCGGGAAGACATTGTGGTGGCCATCTTAG GGAAAAACGACATCTTTGGGGAGCCCATCAGCCTCTACGCCCGCCCAGGGAAGTCCAACGCTGACGTGAGGGCCCTGACCTACTGTGACTTGCACAAGATCCAGCGGGAGGACCTGCTGGAAGTCTTGGACATGTACCCAGCCTTCTCTGACAACTTCTGGAGCAACTTAGAGATCACCTTCAACCTGCGAGAT GCAGACAGCGTTCCCCGCTCACCACTCAGCGAGGAGTATGACTGCACCTACCGGCGGGCGCGTCGACGCAAGCACTCCCTTTGCCAGCCCAACAAGCCTG ACCCAGACACGGGCATCTCTGATGCAGAGCAGTATCACACCTACTCAGAGCTCACCAACCCACAGGACCCGCTGAGTAAGGACCACTGGGACgacctgggcagcagcaccacccaGACCAGTGATGACGATGCCAAGACTGGCAGCCCTACTAAAGCTGAGCCCTTCCTCACATCCAAAAAGGATGACTTTGCTCTGCCCACGCTCAGCCTCGTCACCACCAGCGCTGGCAGCACAGAGGTTGGCAAGCCCGCGGCAGAGAGCAGCCAGTCCTACGCAG CCACCCCCCTGGACATCCCCAACATGTTCACCTTCTGGGAGGACCGAAGGCCAAACCACCACCAGGAGCCTTTGCAACACATCTCCTTGTTACACAACTCGCGGGACATCCCCCTGCACAGCGACTACAGACCAGGGCAGATCGAGTCCAGGCTGGAGCTCCTGCAGGCCCAGCTCAGCAG GCTGGAGTCCAGGATGTCGTCAGACATTAATATaatcctccagctcctgcagcgcCAGCTGTCCCAAGTGCCGCCTGCATACAGCCCCATCTCGCCGTCCTCCCACAACCTGGCCATGTACGGCATCCTCCCACGGAGCCTGGAGCCGCTCACCCCCTGCGCACCCCTGGAGGATGAGGAGCCGACCACCCCGGAGCAG AGCCCGAGCTACACGGAGGTAGAAAAGTTCCACTTGAAATCCAGGGACTCCTTGTCAAGCGGGATGCACCCTGCTGTGGCATCTGATGAAACCATGACAGTCTACTCCGAGCAGGAGCATCATTCCCCACCTCCTCCAAACCCAGAGCCTCTCCACCAAAGGGTACCAAATACCCAAGGACTCTTGCGGGGCTCTcgtttcccttccctccctgagCACTTGGAGGCATCTTCTGAGCACCAGGACATTCAGAGACACCTCTCCGACCCAGTGCTTCCTGGAAGTTAG
- the KCNH6 gene encoding potassium voltage-gated channel subfamily H member 6 isoform X4, with product MSPTLPANCMHACVGDAAAPVLCPPCRSLPGRAGLGVPMVDTRTSRVSCRLGRRASCRQVLSLGADVLPEYKLQAPRIHRWTILHYSPFKAVWDWLILLLVIYTAVFTPYSAAFLLNEEQVEEKHWDCSYSCDPLNIIDLIVDIMFIVDIVINFRTTYVNVNDEVVSHPGKIAIHYFKGWFLIDMVAAIPFDLLIFRSGSDETTTLIGLLKTARLLRLVRVARKLDRYSEYGAAVLFLLMCTFALIAHWLACIWYAIGNVERPYMEHKIGWLDNLGDQIGKRYNDSDLSSGPSIKDKYVTALYFTFSSLTSVGFGNVSPNTNSEKIFSICVMLIGSLMYASIFGNVSAIIQRLYSGTARYHTQMLRVKEFIRFHQIPNPLRQRLEEYFQHAWSYTNGIDMNAVLKGFPDCLQADICLHLNRTLLQNCKAFRGASKGCLRALAMKFKTTHAPPGDTLVHYGDVLTTLYFISRGSIEILREDIVVAILGKNDIFGEPISLYARPGKSNADVRALTYCDLHKIQREDLLEVLDMYPAFSDNFWSNLEITFNLRDADSVPRSPLSEEYDCTYRRARRRKHSLCQPNKPDPDTGISDAEQYHTYSELTNPQDPLSKDHWDDLGSSTTQTSDDDAKTGSPTKAEPFLTSKKDDFALPTLSLVTTSAGSTEVGKPAAESSQSYAATPLDIPNMFTFWEDRRPNHHQEPLQHISLLHNSRDIPLHSDYRPGQIESRLELLQAQLSRLESRMSSDINIILQLLQRQLSQVPPAYSPISPSSHNLAMYGILPRSLEPLTPCAPLEDEEPTTPEQSPSYTEVEKFHLKSRDSLSSGMHPAVASDETMTVYSEQEHHSPPPPNPEPLHQRVPNTQGLLRGSRFPSLPEHLEASSEHQDIQRHLSDPVLPGS from the exons ATGTCTCCCACCCTCCCAGCCAACTGCATGCATGCCTGCGTGGGTGATGCCGCAGCCCCTGTGCTGTGCCCACCGTGCCGGTCACTGCCTGGGCGTGCGGGGTTGGGGGTCCCCATGGTGGACACCCGGACTTCAAGGGTCAGCTGCCGCCTGGGGCGCCGGGCAAGCTGCAGGCAG GTGCTGTCCCTGGGTGCTGACGTCCTTCCTGAGTACAAGCTGCAGGCTCCACGCATCCACCGATGGACCATTCTGCACTACAGTCCCTTCAAGGCCGTGTGGGACTGGCTCATCCTTCTGCTGGTCATCTACACAGCCGTCTTCACCCCCTACTCAGCCGCCTTCCTGCTCAATGAGGAGCAGGTGGAGGAGAAGCACTGGGACTGCAGCTACTCCTGTGACCCACTCAACATCATTGACCTCATCGTTGACATCATGTTCATCGTGGACATTGTCATCAACTTCCGTACCACCTACGTCAATGTCAATGACGAGGTGGTGAGCCACCCTGGCAAGATTGCCATCCACTACTTCAAGGGATGGTTCCTCATCGACATGGTTGCCGCCATCCCCTTTGACCTGCTCATCTTCCGCTCTGGCTCTGATGAG aCCACCACACTCATTGGCCTCCTGAAGACCGCCCGGCTGCTGCGCCTGGTCCGGGTGGCCCGCAAGCTGGACCGCTACTCCGAGTATGGAGCAGCCGTGCTCTTCCTGCTCATGTGCACCTTCGCCCTCATCGCCCACTGGCTGGCCTGCATCTGGTACGCCATCGGCAACGTGGAGCGGCCCTACATGGAGCACAAGATCGGCTGGCTGGACAACCTGGGCGACCAGATTGGCAAGCGCTACAACGACAGCGACCTCTCCTCTGGCCCGTCCATCAAGGATAAATACGTCACTGCCCTCTACTTCACCTTCAGCAGCCTCACCAGCGTGGGGTTTGGCAACGTCTCACCCAACACCAACTCCGAGAAGATCTTCTCCATCTGTGTGATGCTCATTGGCT CTCTGATGTACGCCAGCATTTTTGGCAACGTCTCTGCTATCATCCAGCGGCTGTACTCGGGCACGGCCCGCTACCACACGCAGATGCTGCGAGTCAAGGAGTTCATCCGCTTCCACCAGATCCCCAACCCCCTGCGTCAGCGCCTGGAGGAGTATTTCCAGCACGCCTGGTCCTACACCAACGGCATCGACATGAATGCG GTGCTGAAGGGCTTCCCTGACTGCCTGCAGGCAGACATCTGCCTCCACCTCAACCGCACGCTGCTCCAGAACTGCAAGGCTTTCCGCGGAGCCAGCAAAGGCTGCCTGCGCGCCCTGGCCATGAAGTTCAAGACAACTCATGCACCGCCTGGAGACACCCTGGTGCACTACGGAGATGTCCTCACCACACTCTACTTCATCTCCCGGGGCTCCATCGAGATCCTCCGGGAAGACATTGTGGTGGCCATCTTAG GGAAAAACGACATCTTTGGGGAGCCCATCAGCCTCTACGCCCGCCCAGGGAAGTCCAACGCTGACGTGAGGGCCCTGACCTACTGTGACTTGCACAAGATCCAGCGGGAGGACCTGCTGGAAGTCTTGGACATGTACCCAGCCTTCTCTGACAACTTCTGGAGCAACTTAGAGATCACCTTCAACCTGCGAGAT GCAGACAGCGTTCCCCGCTCACCACTCAGCGAGGAGTATGACTGCACCTACCGGCGGGCGCGTCGACGCAAGCACTCCCTTTGCCAGCCCAACAAGCCTG ACCCAGACACGGGCATCTCTGATGCAGAGCAGTATCACACCTACTCAGAGCTCACCAACCCACAGGACCCGCTGAGTAAGGACCACTGGGACgacctgggcagcagcaccacccaGACCAGTGATGACGATGCCAAGACTGGCAGCCCTACTAAAGCTGAGCCCTTCCTCACATCCAAAAAGGATGACTTTGCTCTGCCCACGCTCAGCCTCGTCACCACCAGCGCTGGCAGCACAGAGGTTGGCAAGCCCGCGGCAGAGAGCAGCCAGTCCTACGCAG CCACCCCCCTGGACATCCCCAACATGTTCACCTTCTGGGAGGACCGAAGGCCAAACCACCACCAGGAGCCTTTGCAACACATCTCCTTGTTACACAACTCGCGGGACATCCCCCTGCACAGCGACTACAGACCAGGGCAGATCGAGTCCAGGCTGGAGCTCCTGCAGGCCCAGCTCAGCAG GCTGGAGTCCAGGATGTCGTCAGACATTAATATaatcctccagctcctgcagcgcCAGCTGTCCCAAGTGCCGCCTGCATACAGCCCCATCTCGCCGTCCTCCCACAACCTGGCCATGTACGGCATCCTCCCACGGAGCCTGGAGCCGCTCACCCCCTGCGCACCCCTGGAGGATGAGGAGCCGACCACCCCGGAGCAG AGCCCGAGCTACACGGAGGTAGAAAAGTTCCACTTGAAATCCAGGGACTCCTTGTCAAGCGGGATGCACCCTGCTGTGGCATCTGATGAAACCATGACAGTCTACTCCGAGCAGGAGCATCATTCCCCACCTCCTCCAAACCCAGAGCCTCTCCACCAAAGGGTACCAAATACCCAAGGACTCTTGCGGGGCTCTcgtttcccttccctccctgagCACTTGGAGGCATCTTCTGAGCACCAGGACATTCAGAGACACCTCTCCGACCCAGTGCTTCCTGGAAGTTAG